The Clostridium sp. AWRP genome has a window encoding:
- the ppx gene encoding exopolyphosphatase, whose translation MKRIAIIDIGSNSIRLVLVQINEDNCFSIIDEVKETVRLGKDMTIYEELNPLKIEKAIKTLSFFKCLCEAQGITEIIAVATEAVRKASNQLKFINRVKSELGIEIRVLSGTSEAYYDYFGNINTIDISNALLMDIGGSSAELIWVENRKLKHSISLPFGAINLTERFYLNETIDEKTEKDLKKFILSFYKEVTWLRKIGNIPLIGIGGTFRNIAKISRKKNDYPMDNLHNYQITLEDVMDIYNMVKLKDCAERKKIKGLSKNRADIFLGAVGAVVTLFDFLELNELYVSGCGVREGIIYEYILKSKIPIVNILDFSINNYMLNYEMNLKHAKQVWKLTESLYNDLKSILNINDDCYKILKTAALLHDCGVRISYYNHHAHSFYMILNSKINGLSHKEQLMAAYIAALHRKKDFKINLEKYKKVVNEKDVEVIEKLAILVRICESLDGGVNSNVSSISCDIESDTVIMSIESKTDPFLEINQALECAPSFEKIFSKKLIIKVN comes from the coding sequence ATGAAGCGAATAGCTATTATTGATATAGGCTCAAACTCAATAAGATTGGTACTTGTGCAGATTAATGAAGATAATTGTTTCAGCATAATAGATGAAGTAAAAGAAACTGTACGTCTTGGAAAAGATATGACTATTTACGAAGAGTTAAATCCTTTAAAAATTGAAAAGGCCATAAAAACATTATCATTTTTTAAATGTTTATGTGAAGCACAAGGCATTACAGAAATTATAGCAGTAGCTACAGAGGCAGTGCGTAAAGCATCAAATCAATTAAAGTTTATAAATAGGGTTAAATCAGAATTAGGTATTGAAATAAGGGTATTATCAGGTACATCAGAGGCCTATTATGATTATTTTGGAAATATAAATACCATTGATATTTCTAATGCACTTTTAATGGATATTGGAGGAAGTAGTGCAGAACTTATTTGGGTGGAAAACAGAAAACTTAAGCATTCTATTAGTTTGCCTTTTGGTGCAATAAATTTGACAGAAAGATTTTATTTAAATGAAACTATAGATGAAAAAACAGAAAAGGATTTGAAAAAATTCATACTTTCTTTTTATAAAGAAGTGACATGGTTAAGAAAAATAGGAAATATTCCTTTAATTGGGATAGGAGGAACGTTTCGAAATATAGCAAAGATAAGTCGAAAAAAGAATGATTATCCTATGGATAACCTTCATAATTATCAAATTACATTAGAAGACGTGATGGATATATACAACATGGTTAAATTAAAGGATTGTGCAGAACGAAAAAAAATAAAAGGATTATCGAAAAATAGAGCAGATATATTTTTAGGTGCTGTTGGTGCTGTAGTTACTTTGTTTGATTTTTTAGAATTAAATGAACTTTATGTAAGTGGATGTGGAGTTAGAGAAGGAATTATTTATGAATATATTTTGAAAAGTAAAATACCTATAGTGAATATTTTAGATTTTTCAATAAACAATTATATGCTTAATTATGAAATGAATTTAAAGCATGCCAAGCAAGTATGGAAACTTACTGAATCTTTATATAATGACCTTAAATCAATATTAAATATAAATGATGATTGCTATAAAATTTTAAAAACTGCTGCCCTTCTTCACGATTGTGGAGTACGTATAAGCTATTATAATCACCATGCTCATTCTTTTTATATGATTTTAAACTCCAAAATAAATGGTTTATCGCATAAAGAACAGCTTATGGCTGCATATATAGCCGCCCTTCATAGGAAAAAGGATTTTAAAATAAATTTAGAAAAATATAAAAAAGTAGTAAATGAAAAGGATGTTGAAGTTATTGAAAAACTAGCTATTTTAGTACGAATTTGCGAGAGTTTAGATGGTGGCGTAAATAGCAATGTAAGCAGTATATCCTGTGATATAGAATCTGATACTGTAATCATGAGTATTGAATCCAAAACAGATCCATTTTTAGAAATAAATCAGGCATTAGAGTGTGCTCCGTCTTTTGAAAAAATTTTTAGTAAAAAGTTAATTATTAAAGTTAATTGA
- a CDS encoding CotS family spore coat protein, with amino-acid sequence MDLLSEKTVKKYVLPYYNMNNASIDRIKFKNTDKQRAVYKISHLNKNYCLKKVYFDEANLLFVYSAIEWLFRNNIRVPRILPTIYGGRYVKYNDMLFMLTPWITGTKCNYNIKDHLLASISNLAKMHKVSKNFTPIKGSIERINFEKTYISFEKHFKQLLNCSNLAVKYKDKFSQLFLQYFEINLMLSQMSTRISSSINYDNLNTCLCHLDYVNKNIIFDDNNKIWIIDFDKCSTDYCAHDISYFLRRFLKRNSTNWQLDITLECLNLYEKTLPLTLDDYKYIISYLAFPQKFWKISRDYYKNISKCNHNSFYYLLKKCSNNINQLKFIISLGKYVEKKFHTIII; translated from the coding sequence ATGGATTTGTTATCTGAAAAAACTGTAAAAAAATATGTACTTCCCTATTACAATATGAATAATGCATCTATAGATAGAATCAAATTTAAAAATACAGATAAACAGAGGGCAGTATATAAAATAAGTCATCTAAATAAAAATTACTGTTTAAAGAAAGTATATTTCGATGAGGCAAATTTACTTTTTGTATATTCTGCCATAGAATGGCTTTTTAGAAATAACATTAGAGTTCCTAGAATATTGCCTACAATTTATGGAGGTCGATATGTAAAATATAACGATATGCTTTTTATGCTTACTCCCTGGATAACGGGTACTAAATGCAATTATAACATTAAAGATCATCTTTTAGCGTCCATCTCTAATTTAGCTAAAATGCATAAAGTAAGCAAAAACTTCACCCCCATTAAAGGTAGTATTGAAAGAATTAATTTTGAAAAAACATATATATCCTTTGAAAAACATTTTAAGCAACTGTTAAACTGCTCAAATTTAGCAGTTAAATATAAAGATAAATTCTCACAATTGTTTCTACAATATTTTGAAATCAACCTTATGCTATCACAAATGTCCACTAGAATATCTTCTTCTATAAACTATGATAATTTAAATACCTGCCTATGCCATCTAGATTACGTAAATAAAAATATAATATTTGATGATAACAATAAAATTTGGATAATAGATTTTGATAAATGCAGCACAGACTATTGTGCCCATGATATCTCCTATTTCTTAAGAAGATTTCTAAAGCGAAATTCTACTAATTGGCAGCTAGATATAACATTAGAATGTTTAAATTTATACGAAAAAACTTTGCCATTAACATTGGATGATTATAAATATATAATATCTTATTTAGCTTTTCCTCAAAAATTTTGGAAAATATCTAGAGATTATTACAAAAACATATCAAAATGTAATCATAATTCTTTTTACTATTTACTAAAAAAGTGTTCTAATAATATTAATCAGCTTAAATTTATTATAAGTTTGGGGAAATACGTAGAAAAAAAATTTCATACTATTATTATTTAA
- a CDS encoding RNA degradosome polyphosphate kinase has translation MNIFNLPKNFINRELSWIEFNKRVLEEAQDTSNPLFERLKFESIVSSNLDEFFMIRVGSLSDQISAGFNKPDASGLTPIEQMNKISIHVHKLVYEQLNCYNRSLKLALKKQNICFFKAKNLNKQQHEYVEDYYLKNIYPVLTPMVVDNSRPFPLILNRSLNIAVLLKKSEGINEYTFATIQVPSVLERIIEIPSNVGKAFIFLEDIIKMNLCSLFSNHKIITSSCYRITRNADLTLDEEGAEDLLEAIEESLKQRKWGNEVRLEFEIGIDKRLLHILEKELEISKDQEYKISGPIDLTFLSKLTEKLGYSHLTYDPMEPQIAPEYLKTNDIFKAISKKDILLHHPYESFDPIINLVKQAAVDPNVLAIKQTLYRVSGNSPIIESLINAAEQGKQVTVLVELKARFDEENNILWAKRLEKAGCHVIYGLVGLKTHCKILLVVRKESDEIKRYVHLGTGNYNDVTAKLYTDLGLFTTNPYIGSDASTIFNMLSGHSHPTDLYKLSLAPLNLRERFLYMISQETENASMGKPAKIIAKMNSLVDTKIIKALYKASSAGVKINLIVRGICCLRPGIPGISENISVKSIVGRFLEHSRIYYFYNDGDETIYLSSADWMNRNLDRRVELLFPVEDEDAITKVKEILAVSLSDTIKTRILNMDGSYTRIDRRGKDSINSQKFFYNVAMKSNYDKQVLLQYNKNYWIKNGFKPKLANSI, from the coding sequence ATGAATATTTTCAATTTGCCTAAAAATTTCATAAATAGGGAATTAAGTTGGATAGAATTCAATAAAAGAGTTCTAGAAGAAGCTCAGGATACCAGTAATCCACTTTTTGAAAGATTAAAATTTGAATCCATTGTAAGTTCTAATTTAGATGAATTTTTTATGATTCGTGTAGGTTCCTTATCAGATCAGATTTCTGCTGGATTCAATAAGCCAGATGCTTCTGGATTGACTCCAATAGAGCAAATGAATAAAATATCTATACATGTTCATAAATTAGTTTATGAACAATTAAATTGTTATAATCGATCTTTGAAATTAGCTTTAAAGAAACAAAATATATGCTTTTTTAAAGCTAAAAATCTTAATAAACAACAACATGAATATGTTGAAGATTATTATTTAAAAAACATTTATCCCGTATTAACACCTATGGTAGTTGATAATAGCAGGCCATTTCCATTAATTTTAAATCGCAGTTTAAATATTGCAGTATTACTAAAAAAAAGTGAGGGCATTAATGAATACACTTTTGCTACCATACAGGTTCCATCTGTATTAGAAAGGATTATTGAGATCCCTTCCAATGTTGGAAAAGCTTTTATCTTTCTAGAGGACATCATTAAGATGAACTTATGTTCTCTATTTAGTAATCATAAAATCATAACTTCAAGCTGTTATCGTATTACACGTAATGCTGATTTAACCTTAGATGAAGAGGGAGCAGAAGACTTATTAGAAGCTATTGAAGAATCGCTAAAGCAGCGTAAATGGGGAAATGAAGTAAGACTAGAATTTGAAATTGGTATAGATAAAAGGCTGCTTCATATTCTTGAAAAGGAACTAGAAATTTCAAAAGATCAAGAATATAAAATCAGCGGTCCTATCGATTTAACTTTCTTATCGAAACTTACTGAAAAATTAGGATATAGTCATCTAACTTATGATCCCATGGAACCTCAAATTGCACCTGAATATTTGAAAACCAATGATATTTTTAAGGCAATTTCGAAAAAAGATATTTTATTACACCATCCTTATGAATCTTTTGATCCAATTATTAATTTAGTAAAACAAGCAGCTGTAGATCCAAATGTGTTAGCAATAAAACAAACTTTATACCGTGTAAGTGGGAATTCCCCTATCATAGAATCTCTAATTAATGCCGCCGAACAAGGTAAACAAGTTACAGTTTTAGTTGAATTAAAAGCAAGGTTTGATGAGGAAAATAACATTCTCTGGGCAAAACGTCTAGAAAAAGCAGGCTGTCATGTAATTTATGGATTGGTTGGACTTAAAACTCATTGTAAAATATTACTTGTTGTTCGTAAAGAAAGTGACGAAATTAAACGTTATGTTCATTTAGGTACAGGTAATTACAATGATGTTACAGCTAAATTATATACAGATTTAGGATTATTTACCACAAATCCTTACATAGGTTCAGATGCTTCCACTATATTTAATATGTTATCTGGTCACTCTCACCCAACTGACCTATACAAATTAAGCTTAGCACCTTTAAATTTAAGGGAACGATTTCTATATATGATATCTCAAGAAACAGAAAATGCAAGCATGGGTAAACCTGCCAAAATCATTGCAAAAATGAATTCTTTAGTAGATACCAAAATTATTAAGGCTTTATACAAAGCTTCAAGTGCAGGAGTAAAAATCAATTTAATTGTACGTGGAATTTGCTGTCTAAGACCAGGTATTCCAGGAATAAGTGAAAATATATCTGTAAAAAGTATTGTAGGAAGATTTTTAGAACACAGCCGCATTTATTATTTTTATAATGATGGAGATGAAACAATTTATCTTTCCAGCGCAGATTGGATGAATAGAAATTTAGATAGAAGAGTAGAATTGTTATTCCCAGTTGAAGATGAAGATGCAATAACTAAAGTAAAAGAAATTTTAGCTGTTTCCTTATCGGATACAATAAAAACCAGAATTTTAAATATGGATGGATCTTATACCCGAATCGATAGAAGAGGCAAAGATAGTATAAACAGTCAAAAATTTTTCTACAATGTTGCAATGAAAAGCAATTATGACAAGCAAGTTCTTTTACAATATAATAAAAACTATTGGATTAAAAATGGATTTAAGCCCAAGCTAGCTAATTCTATATAA
- the dnaG gene encoding DNA primase, whose amino-acid sequence MISEDVIQKIKDASDIVDIISESVKLKRAGKNYLGLCPFHQEKTPSFSVSVDKQIYKCFGCGEAGNVITFVMKLKKLTFPEALKILADRANIDLDENGDKNSNRKNTYEKLYRLNIEAARYFYNCLNKNKIAKSYMLNRGITEKTMNKFGIGYSVDSWNDMLIFLKKKGFTELDMLSDGLIIKSKKGNYYDRFRNRIIFPVFDFRGKVIGFGGRVLDDSKPKYLNSPETHLFKKGINLYGLNFAIKNNTSRMFIIVEGYMDCISLHQYGITNAVASLGTALTINQAKLMARYVDKVIISYDADAAGQIATIRGLDILKSVGLEIRVLVVPQGKDPDEFIRNNGRDAFLELVDKALPLIEYRIQSIKNNMNFNNSEDTIKYVEKALKILSQLDPIEREIYIKKISEETGIRDQVLYDMLNDNIQKNVKKNEKVNIDDAFGQKLYLEPAYLKAERALLKLILENEEVFKYALDKIEVDNIILESHKKIYSYIVENVKYDIEKRKKIIELNCHDVDTSKEWVNIMETKIEYDNSNYKDMIDNYIDKIERHRLEKSKEHIINRIKECEAQGNLNESLKLAQELIKIQKRIGEMQ is encoded by the coding sequence GTGATATCGGAAGATGTCATTCAAAAAATAAAAGATGCAAGTGATATAGTAGATATCATATCTGAAAGTGTAAAGTTAAAAAGGGCAGGTAAAAATTATTTAGGATTATGTCCTTTTCATCAAGAAAAGACCCCATCTTTTAGTGTATCTGTGGATAAGCAAATATATAAATGTTTCGGTTGTGGTGAGGCAGGGAATGTAATAACGTTTGTTATGAAACTGAAAAAGTTAACTTTTCCCGAAGCATTGAAGATTTTGGCTGATCGAGCAAATATAGATCTGGATGAAAATGGTGATAAAAACAGTAATAGAAAAAATACTTATGAAAAACTTTATAGACTAAACATAGAAGCTGCCAGATATTTTTATAATTGTTTAAATAAAAATAAAATAGCTAAATCCTACATGTTAAATAGAGGAATAACAGAAAAAACCATGAATAAATTTGGCATTGGATATTCTGTTGACAGTTGGAATGATATGTTGATTTTCTTAAAGAAAAAAGGATTTACTGAACTGGATATGCTATCAGATGGACTTATAATTAAAAGTAAAAAGGGAAATTACTATGACAGATTTAGAAACAGAATAATTTTTCCCGTATTTGATTTTAGGGGAAAAGTTATAGGATTTGGAGGTAGAGTATTAGATGATTCTAAACCCAAATATTTAAATTCTCCAGAAACTCATCTATTTAAAAAAGGTATTAATCTCTATGGATTAAATTTTGCCATAAAAAATAATACTTCTAGAATGTTTATAATTGTGGAAGGGTACATGGACTGTATATCTCTTCATCAGTATGGTATAACTAATGCAGTGGCTTCTCTAGGTACAGCTCTTACTATAAATCAGGCAAAACTTATGGCTAGGTATGTTGATAAAGTTATAATATCTTATGATGCAGATGCAGCAGGTCAAATAGCTACGATTAGAGGCCTAGATATACTAAAGAGTGTAGGATTGGAAATAAGGGTTTTAGTAGTGCCACAAGGAAAAGATCCTGATGAATTTATTAGAAATAATGGAAGAGATGCTTTTTTAGAACTTGTAGATAAAGCTCTTCCCCTTATAGAGTATAGAATTCAAAGTATAAAAAATAACATGAATTTTAATAATTCTGAAGATACTATAAAGTATGTAGAAAAAGCACTAAAAATATTGTCTCAATTAGATCCTATAGAAAGAGAAATATATATAAAAAAGATATCGGAAGAAACGGGAATAAGAGATCAAGTACTATATGATATGTTGAATGATAATATTCAAAAAAATGTAAAAAAAAATGAAAAAGTGAATATAGATGATGCTTTTGGACAAAAATTATATTTAGAGCCAGCATATTTAAAGGCTGAGAGGGCTCTTTTGAAACTTATTTTAGAAAATGAAGAAGTGTTTAAATATGCGTTAGATAAAATAGAAGTTGATAATATTATATTAGAAAGTCATAAAAAAATATATAGTTATATAGTGGAAAATGTGAAATATGATATAGAAAAAAGAAAAAAAATTATAGAGTTAAATTGCCATGATGTAGATACTTCTAAAGAATGGGTTAACATTATGGAAACTAAAATAGAATATGACAACAGCAATTATAAAGATATGATAGATAATTATATAGATAAAATAGAAAGACATAGATTGGAAAAATCCAAGGAGCACATTATAAATAGAATAAAAGAATGTGAAGCTCAGGGAAATTTGAATGAATCTCTAAAACTGGCACAAGAATTAATTAAAATACAAAAAAGGATTGGTGAAATGCAGTAA